A stretch of Polypterus senegalus isolate Bchr_013 chromosome 3, ASM1683550v1, whole genome shotgun sequence DNA encodes these proteins:
- the LOC120526572 gene encoding trace amine-associated receptor 13c-like gives MKYLIQQEEQYCYPSDNTSCLREIRAPVVNLILYFLSAVVVMVAVFGNLVVIISFSHFKQLHTPSNLLVLSLAVADLLIGIFCMPLMLIKLIDKCWYFGDMLCFIYSLMNLLLTSVSISNLVFIAIDRYVAICDPLLYSTKITIHVTQMFIATSWILSMLYTWMITYFKGVYFNFETTQFCLGVCELGYNVTWGFIDLLVSFILPCSVLATLYTKVFIVAKRHVRIINSVTQNRNTGKNQSNISKQSERKAAKTLGIVVAVFLLCWIPYYLCIIIDSYTNSSTPIVAFHISTCLVFFNSGLNPVIYALFYPWFQKSVRLIVSLKICSPASSLINLLPEKH, from the coding sequence ATGAAGTACCTCATTCAACAAGAGGAGCAGTATTGTTATCCATCTGACAATACATCCTGTCTCAGAGAAATCCGTGCTCCAGTAGTTAATCTAATCCTTTATTTTTTATCAGCAGTTGTGGTAATGGTGGCAGTCTTTGGAAACCTAGTggtaattatttcattttctcattttaagcAGCTTCACACTCCTAGCAACCTACTTGTTCTGTCACTGGCTGTAGCTGACTTATTGATTGGCATTTTTTGTATGCCTTTAATGCTCATTAAACTTATTGATAAGTGCTGGTATTTTGGagacatgttatgttttatttattctctAATGAATCTTCTACTGACCTCAGTTTCTATTAGTAATTTGGTATTTATTGCCATTGATCGTTATGTTGCTATATGTGATCCTTTactttattcaacaaaaattacCATTCATGTAACACAAATGTTTATTGCAACATCTTGGATATTATCTATGTTATATACTTGGATGATTACTTATTTTAAGGGAGTCTATTTTAACTTTGAAACTACACAGTTTTGTTTAGGAGTGTGTGAACTAGGGTATAATGTAACCTGGGGTTTTATAGATTTACTGGTCTCATTTATTTTGCCTTGTTCTGTATTGGCAACTCTTTACACAAAAGTTTTTATAGTTGCCAAAAGACATGTGAGAATAATAAATTCAGTGacacaaaacagaaatacagGCAAAAATCAAAGTAATATATCTAAACAGTCTGAAcgaaaagctgcaaaaacattaggaattGTAGTAGCGGTTTTTCTTCTATGCTGGATACCATATTATTTGTGCATAATTATTGACTCATACACAAACAGTTCCACACCTATTGTGGCCTTTCACATATCCACATGTTTAGTGTTTTTTAACTCTGGTCTAAATCCAGTCATTTATGCTTTGTTCTATCCCTGGTTTCAGAAGTCTGTCAGACTCATTGTGTCTCTTAAGATATGCAGTCCTGCCTCATCCTTGATCAATCTGTTACCCGAAAAGCATTAG